In one Arachis duranensis cultivar V14167 chromosome 9, aradu.V14167.gnm2.J7QH, whole genome shotgun sequence genomic region, the following are encoded:
- the LOC107464768 gene encoding auxin-binding protein ABP19b, translating to MKSMTIIHVLFLFSFLSSIPHYSYASVNDFCVADLKGPDSPSGYNCKPVSAVTADDFVYSGLVAGDTNNTFKAALTSAFVTDFPAVNGLGVSAARLDIAKGGSIPMHTHPGATELLIMVEGEITAGFMTPFALYSKTLKPGDVFVFPQGQLHYQVNSGKKKATAFLAFSSANPGAQLLDLLLFGNALSSDIVAQTTFLDIDQVKKLKARFGGKNLSKHMSM from the coding sequence ATGAAGAGCATGACGATAATTCACGTTCTTTTCCTATTCTCATTCCTCTCATCCATTCCCCATTATTCCTATGCTTCTGTGAATGATTTCTGTGTAGCAGACCTGAAGGGACCAGATTCTCCTTCAGGCTATAACTGCAAGCCCGTTAGTGCAGTAACCGCCGATGACTTTGTGTATTCCGGCTTAGTTGCCGGAGACACCAACAACACCTTCAAAGCTGCATTGACCTCCGCATTTGTCACCGATTTTCCGGCCGTTAACGGGCTGGGAGTATCGGCGGCAAGGTTAGACATCGCGAAAGGAGGATCGATACCAATGCATACTCATCCCGGCGCCACGGAGTTACTAATCATGGTGGAAGGCGAGATAACTGCCGGGTTCATGACGCCATTCGCACTCTATTCGAAAACCTTGAAACCCGGAGATGTTTTTGTTTTCCCACAAGGGCAGTTGCACTATCAGGTGAATTCTGGTAAGAAAAAAGCCACTGCTTTTCTTGCTTTCAGTAGTGCAAACCCTGGTGCTCAgcttcttgatcttcttctgTTTGGGAATGCCTTATCTTCTGACATTGTGGCACAAACTACCTTCCTCGATATTGACCAAGTGAAGAAGCTTAAGGCTCGTTTTGGTGGAAAAAACTTGAGTAAGCATATGTCTATGTAG